Proteins found in one Sphingobium sp. V4 genomic segment:
- a CDS encoding DUF4198 domain-containing protein, translated as MKTRFLIAGALAALLLSGAAQAHRQWMMPSSTTLSGNESWVTVDAAVSNDLFYFEHFPMATDNISVTEPDGAAGKIENAAKGRYRSTFDVHLTKPGTYRIANASTGIMGSYMLNGKRERLPRGTTKDKLASALPTGATDVQVAEASNRNEIFVTLGAPTTTIFKPTGEGIELVPVTHPNDLVSGEAATFQFLLDGKPAAGLKVTVIPGGIRYRDALGQMDLIADKDGKLSVTWPQPGMYWLNASIGGGREGGEGGPGGPGQAGPGAGASPAPRPQAPAGPPQRRASYITTLEVLAP; from the coding sequence ATGAAAACCAGGTTTCTGATCGCGGGGGCGCTTGCCGCCCTGTTGCTCTCGGGCGCGGCGCAGGCGCATCGCCAATGGATGATGCCGTCCTCCACCACCCTGTCGGGCAATGAAAGCTGGGTGACGGTCGACGCCGCCGTTTCCAACGATCTTTTCTATTTCGAACATTTCCCGATGGCTACGGACAATATCAGCGTCACCGAACCCGACGGCGCGGCCGGCAAGATCGAGAATGCGGCCAAGGGGCGCTATCGTTCGACCTTCGACGTCCACCTGACCAAGCCCGGCACCTATCGGATCGCCAATGCCTCGACCGGCATCATGGGCAGCTACATGCTGAACGGCAAGCGCGAGCGGCTGCCGCGCGGCACTACCAAGGACAAGCTGGCCAGCGCACTGCCCACCGGCGCCACCGATGTGCAGGTCGCCGAAGCTTCCAACCGCAACGAAATTTTCGTGACGCTGGGCGCGCCCACCACGACCATCTTCAAGCCGACCGGCGAAGGCATCGAACTGGTCCCCGTCACCCACCCCAACGACCTCGTTTCGGGTGAGGCGGCGACCTTCCAGTTCCTGCTCGACGGCAAGCCCGCCGCCGGCCTCAAGGTCACGGTCATTCCCGGCGGCATCCGCTATCGGGATGCGCTGGGCCAGATGGACCTCATTGCCGACAAGGACGGCAAGCTGTCGGTGACATGGCCGCAGCCGGGCATGTACTGGCTCAACGCCAGCATCGGTGGCGGACGCGAAGGTGGCGAAGGCGGCCCCGGCGGTCCGGGCCAGGCCGGTCCCGGTGCGGGCGCATCGCCCGCGCCGCGGCCGCAGGCGCCGGCCGGCCCGCCGCAGCGCCGCGCCTCCTACATCACGACGCTGGAGGTGCTGGCGCCCTGA
- a CDS encoding DUF2271 domain-containing protein, with amino-acid sequence MQIRHSLALTGTAALGALAAPASAQTLNLSVTIPRLSVAEYHRPYVAIWIEKEGVAPRSLSAWYDYDMRNGEGTKWLRDVRQWWRASGRAMKFPADGVTGATRAPGDQKIAFTAGKGPLGLLAPGNYTLLVEAAREVGGREVVRLPFAWPPKPGATVKAQGGSELGAITLTFGK; translated from the coding sequence ATGCAGATCCGCCACAGCTTGGCCCTGACCGGCACGGCGGCGCTCGGCGCGCTCGCCGCGCCCGCCAGCGCCCAGACGCTGAACCTCAGCGTCACCATCCCGCGCCTGTCGGTCGCCGAATATCACCGCCCCTATGTCGCGATCTGGATCGAGAAGGAGGGCGTAGCTCCCCGCAGCCTGTCGGCCTGGTATGATTATGACATGCGCAATGGAGAGGGCACCAAGTGGCTGCGCGACGTGCGCCAGTGGTGGCGCGCTTCGGGTCGGGCAATGAAGTTTCCGGCCGATGGCGTGACCGGCGCAACCCGCGCGCCGGGCGACCAGAAAATCGCCTTCACCGCCGGCAAGGGGCCGCTGGGGCTGCTGGCGCCCGGCAATTACACGCTGCTGGTTGAGGCCGCGCGCGAGGTAGGCGGTCGCGAAGTCGTCCGCCTGCCCTTCGCCTGGCCACCGAAACCGGGCGCCACCGTCAAGGCGCAGGGCGGCAGCGAACTGGGCGCCATCACCCTCACCTTCGGCAAATAA
- a CDS encoding PepSY-associated TM helix domain-containing protein has translation MHGTARIHPPKKKSAKAFWLKQLHTWHWVSSAISLIGLLLFAFTGITLNHAADVEGAPQTVEKNATLPADLLKQLASDDAPDAKKPLPAPVAAWVEKAIGQSGAGVAEWSADEVYLALPRPGGDGWIAIDRVSGDVTSESTSRGWISYLNDLHKGRNAGTAWKWFIDIFSVACFLFALTGLLLLQLHAKRRPTTWPLVAGGLVIPAILAIIFIH, from the coding sequence ATGCACGGAACCGCCCGCATCCACCCGCCCAAGAAGAAGAGCGCCAAGGCCTTCTGGCTGAAGCAGCTCCACACCTGGCATTGGGTCAGTTCGGCGATCAGCCTCATCGGCCTGCTGCTCTTCGCCTTCACCGGCATCACGCTCAACCACGCCGCCGATGTCGAGGGCGCGCCGCAGACCGTGGAGAAAAACGCCACCCTGCCCGCAGACCTTCTGAAACAGCTCGCTTCCGATGATGCGCCCGACGCGAAGAAGCCGCTGCCCGCCCCGGTCGCCGCCTGGGTGGAAAAGGCGATCGGACAGAGCGGCGCGGGCGTGGCGGAATGGTCCGCCGACGAAGTCTATCTTGCCCTGCCGCGCCCCGGCGGCGACGGCTGGATCGCGATCGACCGGGTGAGCGGCGACGTGACCAGTGAAAGTACCAGCCGCGGCTGGATCAGCTACCTCAACGACCTGCACAAGGGCCGCAACGCAGGCACCGCGTGGAAATGGTTCATCGACATCTTCTCGGTCGCCTGCTTCCTCTTCGCCCTCACCGGCCTGCTGCTGCTCCAGTTGCACGCGAAGAGGCGCCCGACCACCTGGCCGCTGGTCGCGGGCGGCCTCGTCATCCCGGCGATCCTCGCCATCATCTTCATCCATTAA
- a CDS encoding VacJ family lipoprotein yields MLLPAVAAGMMMMGAQAEAETPRLAMAAVAEGAALQDTAPAAGTPPPPVVPTVPPAANGAGATQDIVVTGEKGAPKGDPLEQLNAKSFEAVQSVDKAVVEPVAKAYNKGLPRPVRKGLRNFFSNLGEPVVAAAYLLQFKPGKAAETVGRFGVNSTLGFLGLFDVAKRKPFHLPHRNNGLANTLGYYGVKPGPYMYLPIVGPTTLRDIIGDTVDKMVLPFIAGDPFTRPAYVLPTTILNQLGERAAFDETIQAIRKEDDPYTVYRELYLKQRQAEIDALHGRAPAEPIVPIYGEDMPTPGKKNAPKVTIPDRDGPDMNEPETDQPQ; encoded by the coding sequence ATGCTGCTGCCGGCCGTTGCTGCGGGAATGATGATGATGGGTGCGCAGGCGGAAGCCGAGACACCGCGACTGGCCATGGCCGCCGTTGCCGAGGGGGCGGCGTTGCAGGACACCGCGCCCGCTGCCGGAACGCCGCCACCCCCCGTCGTGCCGACCGTTCCGCCGGCCGCGAATGGGGCCGGCGCCACGCAGGACATCGTCGTTACCGGGGAGAAGGGCGCGCCCAAGGGCGATCCGCTGGAACAGCTGAACGCCAAGAGCTTCGAAGCGGTGCAGTCGGTCGACAAGGCGGTCGTCGAGCCGGTGGCCAAGGCCTATAACAAGGGTCTGCCGCGTCCGGTGCGCAAGGGGTTGCGCAACTTCTTCTCCAATCTGGGCGAGCCAGTGGTCGCCGCCGCCTATCTGTTGCAGTTCAAGCCGGGCAAGGCAGCGGAGACGGTCGGCCGCTTCGGCGTCAATTCGACGCTGGGTTTCTTGGGCCTCTTCGATGTCGCCAAGCGCAAGCCCTTCCACCTGCCCCACCGGAATAACGGCCTTGCAAACACGCTGGGCTATTATGGCGTGAAGCCCGGTCCCTATATGTATCTGCCTATCGTCGGCCCGACCACGCTGCGCGACATCATTGGCGATACGGTGGACAAGATGGTGCTGCCCTTCATCGCCGGCGATCCCTTTACCCGGCCGGCCTATGTCCTCCCGACGACGATCCTCAACCAGCTGGGCGAGCGCGCTGCTTTCGACGAGACGATCCAGGCGATCCGCAAGGAGGATGACCCCTATACGGTCTATCGCGAGCTGTATCTGAAGCAGCGGCAGGCGGAGATCGACGCGCTGCATGGGCGCGCGCCGGCCGAGCCGATCGTGCCCATCTATGGCGAGGATATGCCGACGCCGGGCAAGAAGAACGCGCCCAAGGTGACGATCCCGGATCGGGACGGACCGGACATGAATGAGCCGGAGACGGACCAGCCGCAATAA